The following coding sequences lie in one Pseudomonas sp. B33.4 genomic window:
- a CDS encoding type II toxin-antitoxin system RelE/ParE family toxin: MAEYRLTPAAEGDLEAIWSYTAQQWGLDQANRYIDIITAAFEQLAERPKTAAACDAIRPGYRRCSVERHMIYFRITAYGIAIVRVLHDRMEAQRNL; encoded by the coding sequence ATGGCTGAATATCGTCTTACCCCCGCCGCCGAGGGTGACCTTGAGGCGATCTGGAGTTATACGGCTCAACAATGGGGCTTGGATCAGGCCAATCGCTACATCGACATCATTACCGCAGCCTTCGAGCAATTAGCCGAGCGCCCAAAAACCGCAGCGGCCTGTGACGCAATCCGCCCCGGTTATCGCCGCTGCAGTGTGGAACGCCACATGATTTATTTTCGGATCACCGCGTATGGCATCGCAATCGTCAGAGTGCTGCATGATCGGATGGAAGCGCAGCGTAATCTCTGA
- a CDS encoding type II toxin-antitoxin system ParD family antitoxin has protein sequence MATVRKTITVTDQQDHWIKAQIEAGHYTNDSEYIRDLIRREQERNAELETIRAALREGESSGKPRPFDPEAFKLRMSSAHG, from the coding sequence ATGGCAACCGTACGAAAAACCATCACCGTGACTGACCAGCAAGACCACTGGATCAAAGCCCAGATCGAAGCCGGTCATTACACCAACGACAGCGAATACATCCGTGATCTGATCCGTCGTGAGCAGGAACGAAACGCCGAGCTGGAAACCATCCGCGCGGCACTTCGGGAAGGTGAGTCCAGTGGAAAACCTCGCCCCTTCGATCCCGAGGCATTCAAATTGAGAATGTCGAGCGCGCATGGCTGA
- a CDS encoding short-chain dehydrogenase, with protein sequence MNSHISMTHNEDSIPVLLVSTQAPLDVLHSSAASRFLAVTQMMESLASLDISSAKGADVQQLAHAAAMLLRDGCDVGAADSFARLIAARSKDRSLRQLLHRSL encoded by the coding sequence ATGAACTCGCACATTTCGATGACGCACAACGAGGACAGCATTCCGGTCCTACTCGTTTCCACTCAAGCGCCGCTAGACGTATTGCACAGCAGCGCCGCCAGCCGCTTTCTCGCGGTGACGCAAATGATGGAAAGCCTCGCCAGCCTGGATATTTCCTCGGCCAAAGGCGCCGACGTGCAGCAACTGGCGCACGCGGCGGCGATGTTGCTGCGTGATGGTTGTGATGTTGGGGCGGCAGATTCGTTTGCGCGTCTGATAGCAGCAAGATCAAAAGATCGCAGCCTTCGGCAGCTCCTACACCGATCTCTGTAA